Proteins from a single region of Sinorhizobium meliloti:
- a CDS encoding ParA family protein, with the protein MPLFISAVSGKGGAGKTTAAILIAGEYALQGKRVLLIDADGRQNLQEWWKRCEAKDNLPANIELITAARQTTVQQLLENEANKFDVVLMDSPGQDTVLRDTIIAGSDIVLTPIQPNQDEIKAAGQAAADTADISDKVGRSIPHANFVTRITMPAKLLEAYRLISPFVRNLQEGGYDSYLLKTELMERNCYREIRNGYGTVQMLELTEPVKKARAEVMSLVRDIEAILAGENEVAANG; encoded by the coding sequence TTGCCACTATTTATTTCCGCCGTGAGCGGCAAAGGTGGGGCTGGGAAGACAACAGCGGCAATCTTGATCGCCGGGGAGTATGCGCTTCAGGGAAAGCGTGTGCTTCTCATCGATGCAGACGGCCGCCAAAATCTGCAGGAATGGTGGAAGCGCTGTGAGGCAAAGGACAATCTGCCTGCCAACATCGAGCTCATAACCGCCGCGCGCCAGACCACCGTCCAGCAGCTCCTGGAGAACGAGGCGAACAAGTTCGACGTCGTTTTGATGGACTCGCCCGGCCAGGACACGGTTCTAAGGGACACGATCATCGCCGGCTCCGATATTGTGCTGACGCCGATCCAGCCGAACCAGGACGAGATCAAGGCGGCAGGACAGGCCGCGGCCGACACGGCCGATATTTCCGACAAGGTGGGGCGGTCAATCCCCCACGCCAACTTCGTCACCAGGATCACCATGCCGGCGAAACTGCTGGAAGCCTACCGCCTGATCAGTCCGTTCGTGCGGAACCTGCAGGAAGGCGGCTACGACTCCTATCTCCTCAAGACCGAGCTAATGGAGCGAAATTGCTATCGCGAAATTCGAAACGGCTATGGCACCGTGCAAATGCTCGAGCTCACAGAGCCGGTGAAAAAAGCGAGGGCGGAAGTGATGAGCCTGGTCCGGGACATCGAAGCGATTTTAGCGGGCGAGAATGAGGTAGCAGCGAATGGCTAA
- the tatA gene encoding twin-arginine translocase TatA/TatE family subunit — MGGLSVWHWLIVLAIVVLLFGRGRISGLMGDLGSGLGVFRRESGGSSNKRNLDER, encoded by the coding sequence ATGGGTGGGTTGAGTGTTTGGCACTGGTTGATCGTATTGGCGATCGTGGTCCTGCTCTTCGGCCGCGGCCGGATCTCGGGCCTGATGGGCGACTTGGGCAGCGGCCTCGGTGTCTTCCGGCGCGAGTCGGGCGGCAGCAGCAACAAGCGGAATCTCGATGAACGTTGA
- a CDS encoding conjugal transfer protein TraA, with product MEIFFGAFTSEWEQRRAALLHEMSSGGRGASAEEEMRRRLKQLAQLGAAGGGGSGGASGGGGSASKGRAAPRAQATPATTAARPMEARLAAIAKGSQPAVVKMASYGGGARVGAMLNYVSRGGELKVENESGRILEGREELARIRGDWDHLFQNRAESRDIGSFSVEIAASGFASDEALHEQVRSALTCGFGDRRYAYAIAKNDGGSVTVQGLVVLRSGQGERLTGDVKAARIIQGRYDASAAAGEAAAKFSFHGYGNGVEFGASRLRGLVDRHDDVRDDRGQLIANEKVAGDLVQKEWRGELHSRKSRDVMHVIMSARAGTDVAAFEGAVRDFLAHQFAGNRYVFAMHDPASDPKEAGEGGKRPHVHAHAIVAMKSDSGDRIETTPAVFREWRSVMAEKAREHGIEMEMTDRREFATPPAFTRTQVRPVSREGRTEHVGTSEAAQARYDAKRSGRRTVPKSDRSRQYIIKVQESWQKVALASGDLQTVAYATQHQKNLESSISIAQTETSGTVMRADFASNFRINLATLQEMVLEGQEVREMSRAEFETYEKKVETALFKLERSVSADDRADFDEIAGLARDFVNQKRELVDLYEQRNEALAEQGGESLRSEPRDPASDEWDAAVAKHGEAVVEAGNEAMIEIEHYREGLDRIEAGKFSADRKDGMQAGLQQAMERAARLAVEGNSYLRDVAEQDHDLRQAIIRAERQAEAQDLQDDERADVKNRDDDRSIEEKDKAPANGHAAADQRLEALDEPDRQPIDNDTREAHELASTVDAINRLQGRLDKDKEAAQRSGETTRTDPAQQHIPRLDELEREQMQQRERDRDDRDR from the coding sequence TTGGAAATCTTCTTCGGTGCATTCACCAGCGAATGGGAGCAGCGGCGCGCAGCGCTGCTGCACGAAATGTCGTCTGGCGGGCGCGGCGCTTCGGCAGAAGAAGAGATGCGCAGGCGCCTGAAGCAGTTGGCTCAGCTCGGCGCTGCAGGTGGCGGCGGCTCAGGCGGCGCTTCCGGTGGCGGTGGATCCGCATCGAAGGGCAGGGCGGCTCCTCGGGCGCAGGCGACGCCGGCGACAACGGCCGCCCGGCCGATGGAGGCGCGGCTAGCGGCCATCGCGAAGGGAAGCCAGCCGGCGGTCGTTAAGATGGCATCATATGGCGGCGGTGCTCGGGTCGGTGCGATGCTGAACTATGTGTCCCGTGGCGGCGAGCTGAAGGTGGAGAATGAAAGCGGCAGGATCCTCGAGGGGCGGGAGGAACTGGCGCGCATCCGTGGCGATTGGGACCACCTCTTTCAGAACCGCGCAGAAAGCCGCGACATTGGGAGTTTTTCCGTCGAAATCGCGGCGTCCGGCTTTGCATCGGACGAGGCATTGCACGAGCAGGTGCGGAGTGCGCTGACTTGCGGCTTTGGCGACCGGCGCTATGCCTATGCTATCGCGAAAAATGACGGCGGCTCCGTGACCGTTCAGGGGCTTGTCGTATTGCGAAGCGGGCAGGGGGAGCGGCTAACGGGCGACGTGAAGGCGGCCCGCATCATCCAGGGCCGATACGACGCCAGCGCGGCCGCGGGCGAGGCTGCGGCGAAGTTCTCCTTTCATGGCTACGGAAATGGCGTTGAGTTCGGCGCCAGCCGCTTGCGTGGGCTGGTCGATCGGCATGACGATGTTCGCGACGATCGCGGCCAGTTGATAGCGAATGAGAAGGTCGCGGGCGACCTGGTGCAGAAGGAATGGCGCGGCGAGCTCCACAGCCGCAAGAGCCGCGACGTGATGCACGTCATCATGTCGGCTCGGGCCGGGACCGACGTTGCCGCGTTCGAAGGCGCGGTTCGCGACTTCCTAGCGCATCAGTTTGCTGGCAACCGGTATGTCTTCGCCATGCACGATCCGGCTAGCGATCCGAAAGAGGCGGGGGAGGGGGGAAAGCGTCCGCATGTGCATGCCCATGCGATCGTGGCGATGAAATCGGATTCCGGTGATCGCATCGAGACGACGCCTGCCGTGTTTCGCGAATGGCGATCGGTCATGGCAGAGAAGGCGCGGGAGCACGGCATTGAGATGGAAATGACCGACCGGCGCGAGTTTGCCACCCCGCCGGCATTCACGCGCACCCAGGTCCGGCCGGTGAGCCGCGAAGGCCGCACAGAGCACGTCGGGACGAGCGAGGCTGCACAGGCGCGATACGACGCCAAGCGTAGCGGCCGACGCACGGTCCCGAAGAGCGATCGGAGCCGGCAGTACATCATAAAGGTGCAGGAATCGTGGCAGAAGGTCGCCCTGGCGAGTGGTGATCTTCAAACCGTGGCCTATGCCACGCAGCATCAAAAGAATTTAGAATCAAGCATTTCGATAGCGCAGACGGAAACGAGCGGCACTGTCATGCGCGCGGATTTTGCATCGAACTTCCGCATCAATTTGGCTACATTGCAGGAGATGGTTTTGGAGGGTCAGGAAGTGCGCGAAATGTCACGAGCAGAGTTTGAGACCTACGAGAAGAAGGTCGAGACGGCCTTGTTCAAGTTGGAGCGGTCGGTCTCGGCAGACGATCGGGCGGACTTTGACGAGATAGCCGGCCTGGCCCGAGATTTCGTCAATCAGAAGCGTGAGCTGGTGGACCTTTACGAGCAGCGCAATGAGGCATTGGCGGAGCAAGGTGGCGAATCGCTTCGCAGCGAGCCGCGTGATCCGGCCAGCGACGAGTGGGACGCTGCGGTCGCCAAGCACGGCGAGGCTGTTGTTGAGGCCGGCAACGAGGCCATGATCGAAATCGAGCACTATCGAGAGGGACTTGATCGGATCGAGGCCGGCAAGTTTTCGGCCGACCGCAAAGACGGGATGCAAGCCGGCCTTCAACAGGCGATGGAAAGGGCTGCGCGATTGGCTGTCGAAGGAAACAGCTACCTGAGAGATGTTGCCGAGCAGGACCACGACTTGCGACAGGCCATTATACGCGCGGAAAGACAAGCCGAAGCGCAGGACCTACAGGATGACGAGCGTGCAGACGTCAAGAACCGCGACGACGATCGGTCGATCGAAGAAAAGGACAAGGCGCCGGCGAATGGGCATGCTGCTGCCGACCAGCGGCTCGAAGCTCTCGATGAGCCTGATCGGCAGCCGATCGACAACGACACGCGCGAAGCTCACGAGTTGGCGTCCACGGTCGATGCTATAAATCGCCTACAAGGTCGACTAGATAAGGATAAGGAAGCCGCTCAACGCAGCGGAGAAACGACGCGGACAGACCCCGCCCAACAGCATATTCCTCGTTTAGACGAGCTGGAGCGGGAACAAATGCAACAGAGGGAACGCGACCGCGACGACCGGGACCGTTAA
- a CDS encoding plasmid mobilization protein, with the protein MDDGKFHALLEPAKKDRTVHVRVTGDEHAAIEKAAEDAGMTVSSFFRSLLLEGAGVRPMLTGDDRLVMAALLEDMRMIGINLNQVARALNSGRGVHPSELDINLENVQRVQAAVMSELRALTRRAGYQRRGEK; encoded by the coding sequence ATGGATGACGGGAAATTCCACGCTCTTCTCGAGCCGGCAAAGAAAGATCGCACTGTGCATGTCCGCGTCACGGGTGACGAACATGCGGCGATCGAGAAGGCCGCCGAGGATGCCGGCATGACGGTATCCAGCTTTTTCCGGTCGCTGCTTCTGGAGGGGGCGGGGGTTCGGCCGATGTTGACCGGCGATGACCGCCTGGTCATGGCGGCTCTGCTGGAAGACATGCGGATGATCGGCATCAACCTGAATCAGGTTGCGAGGGCGCTCAACAGCGGCCGTGGTGTCCACCCGAGCGAATTGGACATCAACCTGGAGAACGTGCAGCGGGTTCAAGCGGCCGTGATGAGCGAGCTGCGGGCTCTGACGCGGCGAGCTGGTTATCAGCGTCGAGGGGAGAAGTAG